Proteins encoded by one window of Sediminicoccus rosea:
- a CDS encoding NAD-dependent epimerase/dehydratase family protein has protein sequence MASVPIAGSRFVIIGGGSLVGSATAGELLDAGAAEVRLFDNFSMGAESAVAHLKDHPRLKIIRGDVMRMSDLLAALEGADGALLLAAYMTLNMDRDPWGGLDVNIRGVQNALEASVARGVRKVVFASSNAVYGYGPGIKGDLVEGTPFYSEGAPPAAIIYGATKIIGEQLCRTYTAKRGLPHVVLRYSTVYGERQHHRAANALYIIETLEKLSRGEPPEIFGDGSETKHFVYVGDLARANRMAFESAASNVAVNCSGPAPVTTRQLVELVTELAGGGPAPSFVGETAGKVRLTSGGAFRIAHEKAFSAIGWRPEVDMREGLSRLIKWLKEGNA, from the coding sequence ATGGCGTCCGTCCCCATTGCCGGATCGCGTTTTGTCATCATCGGCGGCGGCAGCCTGGTCGGTTCCGCAACGGCGGGGGAACTGCTCGATGCGGGCGCCGCCGAGGTTCGCCTCTTCGACAATTTCTCGATGGGCGCGGAAAGCGCCGTGGCCCATCTGAAGGACCATCCGCGCCTCAAGATCATCCGTGGCGACGTGATGCGCATGAGCGACCTGCTGGCCGCGCTGGAGGGCGCGGATGGCGCGTTGCTGCTGGCGGCCTACATGACCCTGAACATGGACCGCGACCCCTGGGGCGGCCTCGATGTGAACATCCGCGGCGTGCAGAACGCGCTGGAGGCCAGCGTCGCGCGCGGCGTGAGGAAGGTGGTCTTCGCCTCCTCCAACGCGGTCTATGGCTATGGTCCGGGCATCAAGGGCGACCTGGTGGAGGGCACGCCCTTCTACAGCGAGGGCGCGCCGCCGGCCGCCATCATCTATGGCGCGACCAAGATCATCGGCGAGCAGCTCTGCCGCACCTACACGGCCAAGCGCGGCCTGCCGCATGTCGTGCTGCGCTATTCCACCGTCTATGGTGAGCGGCAGCACCACCGTGCGGCCAATGCGCTCTACATCATCGAGACGCTGGAGAAGCTCTCGCGCGGTGAACCGCCCGAGATCTTCGGCGATGGCAGCGAGACCAAGCATTTCGTCTATGTCGGGGACCTCGCGCGCGCCAACCGCATGGCCTTCGAGAGCGCGGCGAGCAATGTCGCGGTGAACTGCTCCGGCCCCGCGCCGGTGACGACGCGGCAGCTGGTCGAGCTGGTCACGGAACTCGCCGGCGGCGGGCCAGCGCCGAGCTTCGTGGGCGAGACCGCGGGCAAGGTGCGACTGACCTCAGGCGGTGCCTTCCGCATCGCGCATGAGAAGGCCTTTTCCGCGATCGGCTGGAGGCCGGAGGTGGATATGCGCGAAGGCCTCTCGCGCCTCATCAAGTGGCTCAAGGAAGGAAACGCATGA
- a CDS encoding gamma-glutamylcyclotransferase, with protein MQDLPLDADGHLYVFAYGSLIWRPGFPHLGHEPALLRGYHRRFCLWSRHYRGTPEMPGLVLGLDRGGACRGVAFRVARAEAPAVLDYLESRENPNGENVYHRRLLKLRLASGRAVQGIAYVADRAHPAYCRPCEQSTAATIARGAGKTGTNREYLENTARQLSAMGLADPRLERLVRLVMARSD; from the coding sequence GTGCAGGATCTTCCCCTGGATGCCGACGGGCATCTTTACGTCTTCGCCTATGGCTCGCTCATCTGGCGGCCGGGCTTCCCGCATCTGGGGCATGAGCCGGCGCTGCTGCGCGGCTATCACCGGCGCTTCTGCCTCTGGTCCCGGCATTATCGCGGCACGCCCGAGATGCCCGGCCTGGTGCTCGGGCTGGATCGCGGCGGCGCCTGCCGCGGGGTCGCCTTCCGCGTGGCCCGCGCCGAGGCGCCCGCCGTGCTGGACTACCTGGAATCGCGCGAAAATCCGAATGGCGAGAACGTCTATCACCGCCGCCTGCTGAAGCTGCGCCTCGCCTCCGGCCGCGCGGTGCAGGGCATCGCCTATGTCGCGGACCGCGCCCACCCGGCCTATTGCCGCCCCTGCGAGCAGAGCACGGCGGCCACCATCGCGCGCGGCGCGGGCAAGACCGGCACGAACCGGGAATATCTGGAAAACACGGCCCGGCAGCTCTCCGCCATGGGCCTCGCCGATCCGCGGCTGGAGCGGCTGGTGCGCCTGGTGATGGCAAGGTCTGATTAA
- a CDS encoding DUF2125 domain-containing protein, with amino-acid sequence MARKWWAFLLLALILAGGGLYWTWQEATSRLEVELARWTEARRAEGWQVRHAPPERAGFPVGAVLNLSELSVRAPNGVGWQSAGATLGLFPQDHRQLRLELTGAQQLILPRGAMPVQSRSLVARLRLDGQGGTLEGDGLRLGDELAVQSLALNLFGTDFDIRAAGLAPAGLPRLDSFQVTGKLNQPPGLSAAAWRAAGGALSIGHAEARMGEAVMQLRATLTLDAQLQPEGRGTLTLVGVQEGLNAVVQAGLVAPNMVGALRAGLLLSARVPAEGGPPRVELPLELRNRRLTMARIPLATLPPVEWPGAPRR; translated from the coding sequence ATGGCAAGAAAATGGTGGGCGTTCCTCCTCCTCGCCCTGATCCTGGCCGGTGGCGGCCTCTATTGGACCTGGCAGGAGGCGACCAGCCGCCTGGAGGTGGAGCTGGCCCGCTGGACCGAGGCGCGCCGCGCCGAGGGCTGGCAGGTGCGCCATGCCCCCCCCGAACGCGCGGGCTTTCCGGTCGGCGCCGTGCTGAACCTCTCCGAGCTCTCGGTGCGCGCGCCCAATGGCGTGGGCTGGCAATCGGCGGGTGCCACGCTCGGCCTGTTTCCGCAGGACCATCGGCAATTGCGGCTGGAGCTGACCGGCGCGCAGCAGCTCATCCTGCCGCGTGGCGCGATGCCGGTGCAGAGCCGCTCGCTCGTCGCGCGGCTGCGCCTGGATGGGCAGGGCGGCACGCTGGAAGGCGATGGGCTGCGCCTGGGCGATGAGCTCGCGGTGCAGAGCCTGGCGCTCAATCTGTTCGGGACGGATTTCGACATTCGCGCGGCCGGGCTGGCGCCGGCCGGCCTGCCCCGGCTCGACAGCTTCCAGGTAACCGGCAAGCTCAACCAGCCGCCCGGTCTCAGCGCCGCCGCGTGGCGCGCGGCGGGCGGCGCGCTCAGCATCGGCCATGCCGAGGCACGGATGGGCGAGGCGGTGATGCAGCTCCGCGCCACCCTCACGCTCGATGCGCAGCTTCAGCCCGAGGGGCGGGGCACCCTGACGCTGGTGGGCGTGCAGGAAGGGCTGAACGCCGTGGTGCAGGCCGGGCTGGTCGCGCCCAACATGGTGGGCGCGCTGCGCGCGGGCCTGCTGCTCAGCGCCCGCGTGCCGGCGGAGGGCGGGCCGCCGCGGGTCGAATTGCCGCTCGAGCTGCGGAACCGGCGCCTGACCATGGCGCGCATTCCGCTCGCCACCCTGCCGCCCGTCGAATGGCCAGGCGCCCCGCGCCGCTGA
- a CDS encoding polysaccharide pyruvyl transferase family protein: MATRVKFWLQDQAIGNFGDALALVYRDLMFTNECRFSHGTLYLVGSVIEPGRIKAAQRNGFKPEDGRGQAIFWGCGLQNAKPLSAELLTSCFFLGVRGAHSRDVLGLPKYTPLGDTALLLPRFYQPKHDPAVAGKVLWVHHLRHTAPTAEDLESCPDSVVMSPATENTTEACLRFIDAIASAKFVMANAMHAAIVALAYGVPFAFWSGTGVNYPFKWGDFTSGVGFELGFARSYAEGVALYDQTRPDRAWQSMNLDPLLKMAPFNLKV; this comes from the coding sequence TTGGCAACGCGGGTAAAATTCTGGCTGCAGGACCAGGCGATCGGGAACTTCGGGGATGCGCTCGCCCTGGTCTACCGGGACCTCATGTTCACCAATGAGTGCCGGTTTTCGCATGGAACCCTGTACCTGGTGGGCAGCGTGATCGAGCCGGGACGCATCAAGGCGGCCCAGCGAAACGGCTTCAAGCCGGAGGACGGGCGCGGCCAGGCCATCTTCTGGGGATGCGGCCTGCAGAACGCCAAGCCGCTCTCGGCAGAATTGCTGACCAGCTGCTTCTTCCTTGGCGTGCGCGGCGCCCATTCGCGTGATGTGCTCGGCCTGCCGAAATACACCCCGCTGGGTGACACGGCCCTTCTGCTTCCGCGCTTCTACCAGCCGAAGCATGATCCGGCCGTCGCCGGCAAGGTGTTGTGGGTCCACCACCTGCGTCACACCGCGCCGACCGCCGAGGACCTGGAATCCTGTCCCGACTCCGTCGTCATGTCCCCCGCCACCGAGAACACCACCGAAGCCTGCCTCCGCTTCATTGACGCGATCGCTTCGGCCAAGTTCGTCATGGCCAATGCGATGCACGCCGCCATCGTCGCCCTGGCCTATGGCGTGCCCTTCGCGTTCTGGAGCGGCACGGGCGTGAACTACCCGTTCAAGTGGGGCGACTTCACCAGCGGCGTCGGGTTCGAGCTGGGCTTTGCCCGGAGCTACGCCGAGGGCGTCGCTCTCTATGACCAGACGCGGCCGGATCGCGCCTGGCAAAGCATGAACCTCGACCCGCTCCTGAAGATGGCGCCGTTCAACCTGAAGGTCTGA
- a CDS encoding SDR family NAD(P)-dependent oxidoreductase, whose product MSVASVQGLPPRGAPRLAGKRVLLLGAGSVGEGIGNGRAMAILFAREGAQVACVDLNLAAAEETTALIAAEGGQAVALSADVTQENEIARIVAATLAAFGRIDILVNNVGGSVPGGPEEMSPEVWHKQFHHNLHYVHLSTRAVLPVMVQQGGGAIVNLSSVAALRNIGPDLMAYAASKSGVMALSRMIAVRYAPQGIRCNVVIPGLMHTPLVEARLAGQRSGGDVSAIVARRNAQPPMGRMGDAWDVAYAALYLASDEAKYVTGAEIVVDGGLTLKTP is encoded by the coding sequence ATGAGTGTCGCTTCCGTGCAGGGCCTGCCGCCGCGGGGCGCGCCGCGCCTTGCTGGCAAGCGCGTGCTGCTGCTGGGCGCCGGTTCGGTCGGCGAGGGGATCGGCAATGGCCGCGCCATGGCGATCCTCTTCGCGCGGGAGGGCGCGCAGGTGGCCTGCGTGGACCTCAACCTCGCGGCCGCCGAGGAGACGACGGCGCTGATCGCGGCCGAGGGCGGCCAGGCCGTGGCGCTGAGCGCCGACGTGACGCAGGAGAACGAGATCGCCCGCATCGTGGCCGCGACCCTGGCCGCCTTCGGGCGCATCGACATCCTGGTGAACAATGTGGGCGGCAGCGTGCCCGGCGGCCCCGAGGAGATGTCGCCCGAGGTCTGGCACAAGCAATTCCACCACAACCTGCACTACGTGCATCTCAGCACGCGCGCGGTGCTCCCGGTCATGGTGCAGCAGGGTGGCGGCGCGATCGTGAATCTCTCCTCCGTCGCGGCGCTGCGGAACATCGGGCCGGACCTGATGGCCTATGCGGCGTCCAAATCGGGCGTCATGGCGCTCTCGCGGATGATCGCGGTGCGCTATGCGCCCCAGGGCATCCGCTGCAACGTGGTGATCCCGGGGCTGATGCACACGCCGCTGGTGGAGGCGCGCCTCGCCGGCCAGCGAAGCGGGGGCGATGTCTCGGCCATCGTCGCGCGGCGCAACGCACAGCCGCCGATGGGCCGCATGGGCGATGCCTGGGACGTGGCCTATGCCGCGCTCTACCTCGCCTCCGACGAGGCGAAATACGTGACGGGGGCGGAGATTGTGGTGGATGGCGGGCTGACGCTGAAGACGCCGTGA
- a CDS encoding tripartite tricarboxylate transporter substrate binding protein, whose translation MMHRRTLLGATPALLATPALAQSWRPDRPIEIIVGFVAGGATDVDARLYARFLEPRIGGNVVVVNRPGAGGEVALAAIARGRTDGTVIGTTNMPGLLTIPIERTAQFKLDDFAPIGNLVGDPSAISVAADSPYRTLEDLFAAARRDPGGITFGSPGIGTDDHLLMVLIQQATGLRFNHVAFQGDPQIRTAILGKQIVSTGLNLGYVLTNNEGMRLLAVAANARSRFAPDLPTIKEKGIDVTMASERGLVMPVGTPAHIVSRFREATDDIAKDPEFIRAIEARSLLVRHESGEAWFARLREDERRYRALWQTTPWAQR comes from the coding sequence ATGATGCATCGTCGCACGCTGCTTGGCGCCACCCCGGCGCTGCTCGCCACCCCGGCTTTGGCGCAATCCTGGCGGCCGGACCGGCCGATCGAGATCATCGTGGGCTTCGTCGCCGGTGGCGCCACCGACGTGGATGCCCGGCTCTACGCCCGCTTCCTGGAGCCGCGCATCGGCGGCAATGTCGTCGTCGTGAACCGCCCTGGCGCGGGGGGCGAGGTGGCGCTGGCCGCCATCGCGCGCGGGCGCACCGACGGCACGGTGATCGGCACCACCAACATGCCGGGGCTGCTCACCATCCCCATCGAGCGGACGGCGCAGTTCAAGCTCGATGACTTCGCGCCCATCGGCAACCTGGTGGGCGACCCCTCGGCCATCTCGGTCGCCGCCGACAGCCCCTATCGCACGCTGGAGGACCTCTTCGCCGCGGCGCGGCGCGATCCGGGCGGCATCACCTTCGGCTCGCCCGGCATCGGCACGGATGACCATCTGCTGATGGTGCTGATCCAGCAGGCGACGGGGTTGCGCTTCAACCATGTGGCCTTCCAGGGCGATCCGCAGATCCGTACCGCCATCCTCGGCAAGCAGATCGTCTCCACCGGGCTGAACCTCGGCTATGTCCTGACGAACAACGAGGGCATGCGCCTGCTGGCGGTGGCCGCCAATGCGCGCAGCCGCTTCGCGCCCGACCTGCCGACCATTAAGGAGAAGGGCATCGACGTGACCATGGCCTCCGAGCGCGGCCTGGTCATGCCGGTCGGCACGCCCGCGCACATCGTCTCGCGCTTCCGCGAGGCGACGGACGACATCGCGAAGGACCCTGAATTCATCCGCGCGATCGAGGCGCGCTCGCTGCTGGTGCGCCATGAATCGGGTGAGGCCTGGTTCGCCCGCTTGCGCGAGGATGAGCGGCGCTATCGCGCGCTGTGGCAGACCACGCCCTGGGCGCAGCGATGA
- a CDS encoding BNR-4 repeat-containing protein — translation MGGSGTCASAAKLRQVAVFELGPAWSGNSLNCTTYRQHGVFSRNGRQALCFLDGTGHLIVGQRDLGGGGMETVRVEVPQRTQDAHYSPSLVIDTRNRIHVAGGAHVSPPFYGRSEAGDLASFRLVEDPALLGEERTSYPSFLTAAGGALFLLYRRGHPGRSVWCCRGWDEARQAWSDESVPILSGAGTATMHSGPYINTPLREHAGRFGLFHVWRSGKLPHTGSHVRNIGMDFCEVDLLDRQAFTHRGLQLQMPVTPFVTERVVAIPWDADLSNQAGATRLPDGRPFGVASHAEPGGRSQVHIFWPDQGGRWHSHPITRFTSSRRLVGGGTLYLPHSRPACAALPDGSVLVVFRTAEAGNALVAKRLLPPLFLAETAEDHLLWPDDLGFYEPVLDIGLAEATGRICAYVQACGQTRDNQTMAERAAAPAFLVEWRLD, via the coding sequence ATGGGCGGCAGCGGGACCTGCGCCTCCGCCGCGAAGCTCCGTCAGGTCGCGGTCTTCGAGCTTGGCCCGGCCTGGAGCGGCAATTCCCTGAATTGCACCACCTACCGGCAGCACGGGGTGTTCAGCCGGAACGGGCGCCAGGCGCTCTGCTTCCTGGATGGGACGGGCCACCTCATCGTTGGCCAGCGCGACCTCGGCGGTGGTGGCATGGAGACGGTTCGCGTCGAGGTGCCGCAAAGGACGCAGGACGCCCATTACAGCCCGAGCCTGGTGATCGACACCCGGAACCGCATCCACGTCGCCGGCGGCGCCCATGTCAGTCCGCCCTTCTATGGGAGATCAGAAGCGGGGGACCTGGCGAGTTTCCGGCTCGTCGAAGACCCCGCGCTGCTGGGCGAGGAGCGGACCAGTTACCCCTCCTTCCTGACCGCGGCAGGCGGAGCGCTTTTCCTTCTCTACCGGCGCGGCCATCCCGGGCGCTCGGTCTGGTGCTGCCGCGGGTGGGATGAGGCCCGGCAGGCATGGTCGGATGAATCCGTTCCGATCCTGAGCGGCGCCGGCACAGCCACCATGCATTCCGGCCCCTACATCAACACCCCGCTGCGCGAGCATGCCGGCCGGTTCGGGCTGTTCCACGTCTGGCGCAGCGGAAAACTGCCCCATACGGGCAGCCATGTCCGCAACATCGGGATGGATTTCTGCGAGGTGGATCTGCTCGACCGGCAGGCCTTCACTCATCGCGGCCTGCAGTTGCAGATGCCCGTGACACCCTTCGTGACGGAGCGCGTGGTGGCCATCCCCTGGGATGCTGACCTCTCCAACCAGGCTGGCGCAACGCGCCTTCCCGATGGCCGGCCGTTCGGCGTCGCATCCCATGCGGAACCGGGCGGGCGGTCCCAGGTGCACATCTTCTGGCCGGACCAGGGTGGGAGGTGGCATTCCCATCCCATCACGCGCTTCACCTCCAGCCGCCGGCTGGTGGGCGGAGGAACGCTCTACCTGCCGCATAGCCGCCCCGCCTGCGCGGCCCTGCCGGACGGATCGGTCCTCGTCGTCTTCCGCACGGCCGAAGCAGGGAATGCGCTGGTCGCCAAGCGCCTGCTGCCGCCGCTGTTCCTGGCGGAGACGGCCGAGGATCATCTCCTCTGGCCGGATGACCTGGGCTTCTACGAACCGGTGCTCGACATCGGCCTGGCGGAGGCCACCGGCCGCATCTGCGCCTATGTGCAGGCCTGCGGCCAAACGCGCGACAACCAGACGATGGCGGAGCGCGCCGCGGCCCCCGCCTTTCTGGTGGAATGGCGGCTTGACTGA
- a CDS encoding polysaccharide pyruvyl transferase family protein: protein MIVFVTCLRHPESANNYAKVEDLLESTLKSVVAQTSQDFHVVVVGHVRPSFTLPAKVQFVEVDLPPPTVEADLEASREVFRHDKGQKIAIAVRYALEYNPSHIVAFDADDFVSRGLAAFLNEHGQGSGWYIEKGYMYSPRARKLALLGGFHRRCGTSLIYNVKDLKIPDCPPDDHAQVISRTGAEYFKKIYGSHVQASEYFAKFASSWQAIPFPAAVYTVETGENHSSNQLPQTGKFLPLSDELKAEFGLSEPAQTMPLLPAAGAAAPPILQPSDGAILETVQKMLAEGRAAEATVIANELMASDTEAWLGRVAAASIALRRKNHAEAYRLLSTAPDDRSRMLRPNLYVTAAFRCSVDAGLSAYGQVSALGLAAQPAQAWPVVRTLALNHRFEEAEQLLSAIDLGQQPPAVATEAAWIRRFLRERDRSVVDGDHAVRLGVIDYKSLDMNRSSTNIGDPIQTLAYLGNLARFSKVKYQSDDGIGGFVTGLQDRVPDRLRDPRHETTVRLVRVNRDASTYEAYPQGTWVFVYGWYMHHLFHARFDLPLNTALRPIFISFHVNEPRILTPAAIRQLRQYGPIGCRDWSTVNLLRQKNVPAFFTGCITTTMGTILRKEPGAPATRQVALVEANPEPGEIAPELGLKFHHGHPDSREASLVTNLETAVAKLETYCGLERVITSRLHCYLPSLAMGVPVDFKPRNPKDIRFAGLAGLNIENLGTIRDPILSLMNTMLGEILAGKSEEEVYAAWRAATEPLTHLTQP, encoded by the coding sequence GTGATCGTATTCGTGACATGCCTGCGACATCCCGAGAGTGCCAATAACTACGCCAAAGTCGAAGATTTATTGGAATCCACACTCAAGTCTGTCGTCGCCCAGACCAGTCAGGACTTCCACGTGGTCGTGGTGGGGCATGTTCGCCCAAGTTTTACTTTGCCGGCCAAGGTCCAGTTCGTGGAAGTGGACCTCCCGCCCCCGACGGTCGAAGCGGATCTGGAGGCCTCGCGCGAGGTCTTCCGCCACGACAAGGGGCAGAAAATTGCCATCGCCGTCCGCTACGCACTGGAGTACAATCCCTCCCATATCGTTGCCTTCGATGCCGATGATTTCGTCAGCCGCGGTCTCGCGGCCTTCCTGAACGAGCACGGCCAGGGAAGCGGTTGGTATATCGAGAAGGGATACATGTACTCGCCGCGCGCGAGGAAACTCGCCCTCCTGGGCGGCTTCCACCGCCGATGCGGCACATCATTGATCTACAACGTCAAAGACCTGAAGATTCCAGACTGCCCGCCCGATGATCATGCACAGGTCATCAGCCGCACCGGGGCCGAATACTTCAAGAAAATCTATGGTTCGCATGTGCAGGCGAGCGAGTACTTTGCCAAGTTTGCGTCGTCCTGGCAGGCGATCCCGTTTCCAGCGGCCGTGTACACGGTCGAGACAGGTGAAAACCATTCCTCCAACCAATTGCCGCAGACGGGCAAGTTCCTGCCCCTGTCGGATGAACTCAAGGCGGAATTCGGATTGAGCGAACCGGCCCAGACCATGCCCCTCCTGCCTGCCGCAGGCGCAGCCGCGCCCCCCATCCTTCAGCCCTCGGATGGCGCGATCCTCGAGACCGTCCAAAAGATGCTGGCCGAGGGCCGGGCGGCGGAGGCGACCGTGATCGCGAACGAACTGATGGCCTCGGACACGGAGGCCTGGCTTGGCCGTGTGGCCGCGGCCAGCATCGCCCTTCGCCGCAAGAACCACGCCGAAGCCTACCGCCTGCTCAGCACGGCGCCGGATGACCGCAGCCGCATGCTGCGACCCAACCTCTATGTCACGGCCGCCTTCCGCTGCTCGGTTGATGCCGGTTTGTCGGCCTATGGGCAGGTGAGCGCCCTGGGCCTCGCCGCCCAGCCGGCCCAGGCCTGGCCGGTGGTCCGGACGCTCGCCCTCAACCACCGCTTCGAGGAGGCGGAGCAGCTGCTCTCCGCGATCGATCTCGGCCAGCAGCCGCCGGCCGTCGCCACCGAGGCCGCCTGGATCCGGCGCTTCCTCCGCGAGCGCGACAGGAGCGTCGTGGACGGGGATCATGCCGTCCGGCTCGGCGTCATCGACTACAAGTCGCTCGACATGAACCGATCCTCGACCAATATCGGCGATCCGATCCAGACCCTCGCCTATCTCGGCAATCTGGCGCGGTTCTCGAAGGTCAAATACCAGTCGGACGACGGGATCGGCGGCTTCGTCACGGGCTTGCAGGACCGCGTGCCCGACCGCCTGCGCGACCCGAGGCACGAGACCACCGTGCGCCTCGTCCGCGTCAACCGCGATGCGTCCACCTATGAGGCTTACCCGCAAGGCACCTGGGTATTCGTCTATGGCTGGTACATGCACCACCTGTTCCACGCCCGGTTCGACCTGCCGTTGAACACGGCGCTGCGGCCGATTTTCATTTCCTTCCACGTCAACGAGCCGCGGATCCTGACGCCGGCCGCCATCCGGCAATTGCGGCAATACGGGCCGATTGGCTGCCGCGACTGGTCCACGGTGAACCTGCTGCGCCAGAAGAACGTCCCGGCCTTCTTCACCGGCTGCATCACGACGACCATGGGGACCATCCTGCGCAAGGAGCCGGGGGCACCCGCCACCCGCCAGGTGGCCCTCGTCGAGGCCAATCCGGAGCCGGGCGAGATCGCCCCCGAACTCGGGCTCAAGTTCCATCACGGCCACCCGGACTCCCGCGAGGCCAGCCTCGTGACGAACCTCGAAACGGCCGTCGCCAAGCTGGAGACCTATTGCGGCCTGGAGCGGGTCATCACCTCGCGCCTGCATTGCTACCTGCCGAGCCTGGCCATGGGCGTCCCGGTGGATTTCAAGCCGCGCAACCCGAAGGACATCCGGTTCGCGGGCCTGGCCGGGCTGAACATCGAGAACCTCGGAACCATCCGTGACCCGATCCTCAGCCTGATGAACACCATGCTGGGCGAAATCCTCGCCGGAAAAAGCGAGGAAGAGGTCTATGCGGCATGGCGGGCAGCCACCGAGCCGTTGACGCATCTCACCCAGCCCTGA
- a CDS encoding TylF/MycF/NovP-related O-methyltransferase, with the protein MALSELAKKVRQGRLTYLSEQKFARLEATLRAVIAARTEGAIAEFGVALGGSAIVLASQALAAGRSFHGFDVFGMIPPPASEKDSPKSKERFEIIQSGKSSGIGPDKYYGYIENLYDRVCQSFSEFGIEVGQKGIHLHKGLFQDVVPDVDMKSLCFVHIDCDFYDAVKYALSSSWPLLSVGGCVMFDDYHTHGGCKAAVDEYFVGRDDYVFGDGANFKVMKRQPA; encoded by the coding sequence ATGGCACTGAGTGAGCTTGCGAAGAAGGTGCGGCAGGGCCGCCTGACCTACCTGAGCGAACAAAAGTTCGCGAGGTTGGAAGCCACTCTGCGCGCCGTCATTGCCGCGCGGACGGAGGGTGCGATTGCCGAGTTCGGTGTCGCGCTCGGCGGGTCGGCCATCGTGCTGGCATCGCAAGCCCTCGCGGCTGGGCGCTCTTTCCACGGTTTCGACGTGTTCGGCATGATTCCGCCGCCGGCCTCAGAAAAGGACAGTCCCAAGTCCAAGGAGCGGTTTGAGATCATCCAATCCGGCAAGTCTTCCGGAATCGGTCCTGATAAGTATTACGGATATATTGAAAATCTCTACGATCGCGTTTGTCAATCGTTCTCGGAATTCGGAATCGAGGTTGGGCAGAAGGGTATACATTTGCATAAGGGGCTGTTTCAGGACGTCGTTCCGGACGTTGATATGAAATCCCTGTGTTTCGTCCACATCGATTGCGATTTCTATGACGCGGTGAAGTATGCCTTGAGTTCGTCGTGGCCTTTGCTTTCCGTGGGTGGCTGCGTGATGTTTGATGACTATCATACCCATGGCGGCTGTAAGGCGGCGGTGGATGAATATTTTGTGGGTCGGGATGATTACGTTTTCGGTGATGGAGCGAATTTCAAGGTCATGAAGCGTCAACCGGCCTGA